In Methanocorpusculum vombati, a genomic segment contains:
- a CDS encoding heavy metal translocating P-type ATPase, which translates to MQYTIVHDLPGRMRLRGGMYAFGIEESVSLEERLGMVPCVREVAANHKNGSILILYQKNCRSDLLSVLNSIRINNLPAPSVYGLESKRTDEAFVRDLSLLLFRRFVVRPLLPLPVRRVRTILRACGYFRYGGSSILHGRLDTPVLDASAIGAAMLQGDTGTASSIMFLLRLSGLLEDYTKKRTRNALVHSLAINVDRVWIKTENGEMSIPISRVSPGDQVIVRAGSMIPVDGTISCGDAMVNESSMTGEPLPVHKAFGAGVYAGTVVEEGEIAVAVRSLGDDTRINKIVDLIDQSEALKADVQNKAEQLADSIVPYSFLGAAGIFLFTGNLRRALSVLMVDYSCALKLSTPISVISAMREASTMNVMVKGGRYLEEFALADTIVFDKTGTLTVASPEVTGVIPFAGYTERDVLRTGACLEEHFPHSVARAIVRKAAEEGLKHGEEHAAVEYVVAHGIASQLHGKRALIGSAHFVFDDEGVLLGDEERSVIERESESGRSLIYLAIGNRLAGIICIEDAVRPMAGEVITALKGLGVTNVVMITGDGEATARAVASATGIDTYYSQVLPEDKAVIIRDLKASGRRVIMVGDGVNDTPGLAEANVSVAMKDASDIAREVADITLLSADLRELLLLRCLSQRLLGRINRNYRFILGFNTGLLVLGQFGVLSPAAGALLHNVSTMGISAVSMRPLLCDAEIFLCC; encoded by the coding sequence ATGCAGTACACTATAGTTCATGACCTCCCCGGACGCATGAGGCTCCGGGGCGGCATGTATGCATTTGGTATAGAGGAAAGTGTCTCGCTTGAGGAGCGTCTGGGAATGGTCCCCTGCGTGCGTGAGGTTGCGGCAAATCACAAAAACGGAAGTATTCTGATTCTTTATCAGAAAAACTGCAGGAGTGATCTTCTTTCTGTGCTGAACAGCATCCGGATCAACAATCTGCCTGCGCCGTCAGTGTACGGACTGGAGAGTAAAAGAACCGATGAGGCATTCGTCCGTGACCTTTCGCTCCTGCTGTTCCGGCGGTTTGTGGTTCGCCCCCTGCTTCCTCTGCCGGTCCGCCGTGTCCGGACAATTCTTCGTGCGTGCGGTTACTTCCGATACGGCGGTTCAAGTATTCTGCACGGAAGGCTCGATACTCCGGTTCTGGATGCTTCAGCCATCGGGGCCGCAATGCTGCAGGGGGATACCGGGACGGCAAGTTCAATTATGTTTCTTCTGCGGTTATCCGGTCTGTTAGAGGATTACACGAAGAAACGTACCCGTAATGCTCTCGTTCACAGTCTTGCAATCAATGTTGATCGTGTCTGGATCAAAACAGAGAACGGTGAGATGTCTATCCCCATCTCCCGTGTTTCCCCGGGCGATCAGGTGATCGTGCGGGCCGGATCTATGATTCCGGTTGATGGTACGATATCCTGCGGCGATGCGATGGTAAATGAGTCTTCCATGACCGGTGAACCCCTCCCGGTCCACAAGGCGTTCGGTGCAGGTGTGTATGCGGGAACTGTTGTGGAGGAAGGAGAGATCGCGGTTGCGGTCAGATCTTTGGGCGATGATACACGTATCAACAAAATTGTGGATCTGATTGATCAGTCCGAGGCGCTGAAGGCGGATGTACAGAATAAAGCAGAACAGCTTGCGGATTCGATTGTTCCTTATAGTTTTCTTGGAGCAGCGGGTATCTTCCTTTTCACTGGTAATCTGAGGCGGGCGTTGTCGGTTCTGATGGTTGACTATTCCTGCGCTCTCAAACTCTCTACACCAATCTCTGTCATCTCTGCTATGCGGGAGGCGTCTACGATGAATGTCATGGTAAAAGGAGGAAGGTATCTGGAAGAGTTTGCACTTGCTGATACGATTGTCTTCGACAAGACCGGAACGCTCACCGTCGCAAGTCCGGAGGTTACCGGCGTAATTCCCTTCGCCGGTTATACGGAGCGGGATGTTCTGCGGACGGGGGCGTGTCTTGAGGAACATTTTCCGCATAGTGTTGCACGGGCAATTGTCCGCAAAGCCGCAGAGGAGGGACTCAAGCACGGGGAAGAGCATGCGGCTGTTGAGTATGTGGTTGCACACGGTATTGCAAGTCAGCTGCACGGAAAACGCGCCCTGATAGGCAGTGCCCATTTTGTTTTTGATGATGAGGGCGTTCTCCTCGGAGATGAGGAGAGATCGGTAATTGAGAGGGAAAGTGAGTCCGGAAGATCCCTCATCTATCTGGCAATCGGGAATCGGCTTGCCGGGATCATTTGTATTGAGGATGCCGTACGTCCGATGGCCGGAGAGGTGATCACAGCCCTGAAAGGTCTTGGTGTCACAAATGTGGTGATGATCACCGGCGATGGTGAGGCAACTGCACGGGCGGTTGCGTCTGCAACCGGTATTGATACCTACTATTCGCAGGTGCTTCCTGAGGATAAGGCTGTAATCATCAGGGATCTGAAGGCTTCCGGCCGGAGAGTCATTATGGTTGGTGACGGCGTGAACGATACGCCCGGACTTGCGGAAGCGAATGTGTCGGTTGCGATGAAGGATGCATCAGATATTGCCCGGGAGGTTGCAGACATTACGCTTCTCTCCGCAGATCTGCGGGAACTTCTTCTTCTCCGATGCCTGAGCCAAAGATTGCTGGGTCGCATCAACAGGAACTATCGGTTTATTCTCGGATTCAATACCGGTCTTCTGGTGCTCGGTCAGTTTGGTGTTCTTTCCCCGGCGGCAGGTGCACTTCTGCACAATGTGTCTACGATGGGTATTAGTGCAGTAAGTATGCGACCGCTTTTATGCGATGCAGAAATATTCCTGTGCTGTTAA
- a CDS encoding VOC family protein, with protein sequence MKFSMLHNNINVFDLERSMKFYADALGLFEVGRIAPESGAFIIVYLGDGSSGHKLELTWLRDRTEPYDLGDNEFHLAFSTDDYEGALAKHKAMGCVAFINEDLGIYFITDPDGYWLEVLPPGRG encoded by the coding sequence ATGAAATTTTCGATGCTGCACAACAATATCAACGTCTTTGATCTGGAACGATCAATGAAATTTTATGCAGATGCGCTCGGTCTTTTCGAGGTAGGCCGCATTGCACCAGAGTCCGGAGCGTTTATTATTGTGTATCTGGGCGACGGGTCGTCCGGCCACAAGCTGGAACTGACCTGGCTGCGGGACCGGACCGAACCGTATGATCTCGGCGACAACGAGTTTCATCTGGCGTTTTCCACGGACGATTATGAGGGTGCTCTTGCAAAACACAAAGCAATGGGCTGTGTTGCATTCATCAATGAGGATCTGGGGATCTACTTCATCACCGATCCGGACGGCTACTGGCTGGAAGTTCTTCCACCGGGACGGGGCTGA
- the mptA gene encoding GTP cyclohydrolase MptA, protein MSLPDVQSTAPDVRISLTRVGVKNVKKLVEVGRPGKTRPAIFISDFDVFVDLPSSLKGANLSRNFEVIDEVLQQATSGDVRGIEDVCGIVSRKLLDHHEYADRTEVFMRSFYMINRDTPVSKTSCQEVVNVYAHAIAQRTEGEPIVRKSVGAEVTGITACPCAQNIMKDHAMHVMQELEIPEDKIDAFFKEVPMASHNQRGRGFLCVETDDDIVVPLEQIVNVLKESMSAKIYELLKRGDESYVVMAAHKNARFVEDCVREMARQVVNTFTYLPGDTHITIRQTNEESIHQHDAYAERKATLAELREELNV, encoded by the coding sequence ATGTCATTACCAGATGTGCAGTCCACTGCTCCTGACGTACGAATCAGCCTGACCCGTGTCGGCGTAAAAAATGTCAAGAAGCTCGTTGAAGTCGGAAGACCCGGCAAAACACGCCCGGCAATATTCATCTCTGACTTTGATGTCTTTGTCGATCTCCCCAGCAGTCTGAAAGGCGCAAACCTTTCCCGCAACTTTGAGGTCATCGACGAGGTGCTGCAGCAGGCAACCTCCGGCGACGTCCGTGGTATTGAAGATGTGTGTGGAATCGTCTCCCGAAAACTGCTCGATCATCATGAATATGCCGACCGGACCGAAGTGTTCATGCGCAGCTTCTATATGATCAACCGCGACACCCCGGTCTCAAAAACTTCCTGTCAGGAAGTGGTCAACGTCTATGCCCACGCAATCGCCCAGAGAACCGAAGGCGAACCAATCGTCCGCAAAAGTGTAGGAGCTGAAGTCACCGGCATCACCGCATGCCCGTGTGCCCAGAACATCATGAAGGATCATGCAATGCATGTGATGCAGGAACTCGAAATTCCCGAAGACAAAATTGACGCATTCTTCAAAGAAGTACCGATGGCAAGCCACAACCAGCGCGGCCGCGGATTCCTCTGCGTAGAAACCGACGACGACATCGTTGTCCCGCTCGAACAGATCGTCAACGTCCTCAAAGAATCCATGAGTGCGAAGATCTACGAACTTCTCAAACGCGGTGACGAGAGCTATGTCGTTATGGCAGCCCACAAAAATGCACGGTTCGTAGAAGACTGTGTCCGTGAAATGGCGCGTCAGGTCGTAAACACCTTTACCTACCTCCCGGGCGACACCCACATCACCATTCGCCAGACAAACGAAGAAAGCATTCATCAGCATGATGCCTATGCAGAACGGAAAGCAACACTCGCCGAACTGCGCGAAGAACTGAATGTATAA
- a CDS encoding Na+/H+ antiporter NhaC family protein: MEKSKMVDIIALIVVIVAFAIPLATGLIGAAPEGGSAAEYAQILGIWTLIPPILALLLAFLTRNVILSLFLGVLSGAWMLALLGGDILGAIGGAFFGSTEYFIGTLADRWNAGIIMQVLVIGALIALITRMGGMRAVAETVARHAKGPRTAQLATWIMGFVIFFDDYANALIVGPIMRPVCDKFRISRERLAYIVDSTAAPIAGIFVISTWIGTELVNINEGLAIAGITGVSAYSIFIDTIPYRFYNILALFFVFASAMLLREYGPMLTAELRARRTGATVRPGSEVEKDDDAVPAEDQDICKEDHAVVATSKKAPANIWNAIIPVGVLIVSALILFFTNGAEAIMAGNGLISAEEFTQLGFFDSVREAYSSSDASIVLFQAALLACIVSIVMGFAQKIFTLKTGIETWAHGMKSMLYVCIILILAWSIGSIIGDLGTAHYLVGALSESLPMWIVPALIFIIAGIISFATGTAYGTMAILLPLVIPLAAAIAGFSTGTPDASIYSYIVVCSSGVLTGAIFGDHCSPISDTTILSSMGAGCSLIDHVDTQLWYALTIAAVVVIGYIIVGFGMNVWLTLLITMAILVGVLFVLGKRVPTWKPDEEKLVE, encoded by the coding sequence ATGGAAAAATCAAAGATGGTTGATATCATCGCCCTGATTGTGGTGATCGTCGCCTTTGCAATACCGCTTGCAACCGGTCTTATCGGCGCCGCTCCCGAGGGAGGGTCTGCAGCAGAGTATGCTCAGATTCTTGGAATCTGGACGCTGATACCTCCGATTCTCGCACTGCTTCTGGCATTCCTCACAAGAAATGTCATTCTCTCGCTGTTCCTTGGCGTACTCTCCGGTGCATGGATGCTTGCCCTTCTTGGCGGCGACATTCTGGGTGCCATTGGCGGAGCATTCTTCGGCTCCACCGAGTACTTCATCGGCACCCTTGCGGACCGCTGGAACGCAGGTATCATTATGCAGGTGCTCGTGATTGGTGCACTGATTGCGCTCATCACCCGCATGGGAGGCATGCGTGCCGTCGCGGAAACGGTGGCACGGCATGCAAAAGGTCCGCGTACCGCACAGCTTGCAACATGGATCATGGGTTTTGTCATCTTCTTCGATGACTATGCAAACGCACTGATCGTCGGTCCCATTATGCGGCCTGTCTGTGACAAGTTCCGCATTTCCCGCGAGCGTCTCGCCTACATTGTAGACTCAACTGCAGCACCGATCGCAGGTATTTTTGTTATCTCGACCTGGATTGGAACCGAACTGGTGAACATCAATGAAGGTCTTGCAATTGCCGGCATCACCGGCGTTTCCGCATACAGTATCTTCATCGACACGATTCCTTACCGTTTCTACAACATCCTTGCGCTCTTCTTCGTGTTTGCTTCTGCAATGCTCCTCCGCGAGTACGGCCCGATGCTTACCGCGGAACTGCGTGCACGCAGAACGGGCGCGACAGTCCGTCCGGGTTCCGAGGTGGAAAAGGACGACGATGCAGTTCCTGCCGAGGATCAGGACATCTGCAAAGAGGATCACGCAGTTGTCGCAACTTCCAAAAAAGCTCCGGCAAACATCTGGAATGCTATCATTCCGGTTGGTGTTCTGATCGTCTCTGCACTGATTTTGTTCTTCACCAACGGTGCAGAAGCAATCATGGCCGGCAACGGTTTAATTTCTGCGGAGGAGTTCACCCAGCTCGGATTCTTTGACTCGGTGCGTGAGGCTTACAGCTCCTCGGATGCAAGTATTGTACTGTTCCAGGCAGCACTTCTCGCCTGTATTGTTTCCATCGTGATGGGCTTTGCCCAGAAGATCTTTACCTTAAAGACCGGTATTGAGACCTGGGCGCACGGTATGAAATCGATGCTGTATGTGTGTATCATTCTGATTCTTGCCTGGTCGATTGGTTCGATCATCGGCGATCTGGGAACTGCACACTACCTCGTCGGTGCCCTGTCCGAGTCCCTGCCGATGTGGATTGTTCCGGCTCTCATCTTTATCATTGCCGGTATCATCTCGTTTGCAACGGGAACCGCATACGGAACAATGGCAATTCTTCTGCCGCTCGTTATTCCGCTCGCCGCAGCAATTGCAGGTTTCTCGACCGGTACGCCGGATGCCTCCATCTACTCCTACATTGTCGTCTGCTCGTCCGGTGTGTTAACCGGTGCAATCTTCGGAGACCACTGTTCCCCTATCTCGGATACCACCATTCTCTCATCTATGGGAGCAGGGTGCAGTCTGATAGACCACGTGGACACGCAGTTGTGGTATGCCTTAACGATTGCAGCGGTTGTTGTCATCGGCTACATCATTGTCGGTTTCGGCATGAATGTGTGGCTCACGCTCCTGATTACGATGGCAATTCTTGTCGGCGTTCTGTTCGTTCTCGGAAAAAGAGTTCCGACCTGGAAGCCTGACGAGGAAAAACTGGTGGAGTAA
- the pepD gene encoding beta-Ala-His dipeptidase, with protein sequence MNHGHVLQYFAEITTIPHPSGHEEKMREYLLSFAESHGLFAKEDAAGNVCIRKPAAAGFERSAAVVLQAHMDMVCEKDPAKAINFQTDPIETVTEGDWMHACGTTLGADNGIGIALALDVLAADIPAGPIECVFTVEEETGLTGAEAIASDFFTGTMLINLDSEEEGSICTGCAGGVETFAAIVREPRAAPMNNVYYRFDVDGLTGGHSGTDIHRGRANAIKILASFLHRLPDAAVCELSGGNLINAIPRHAAAVFGVPPERTAEVERMFAQFEEEMTDAWNSTDPGISLALLPESPREEMIPSAAEIIGALEACPNGVLAISRTIPGLVQTSTNLSSIRMQGRSLIIATFQRSVVEAEKHEASKMVAEVFQKCGAEITTKSEYPGWTPNPSSPLLQTAVAVYENLFGKEPAITATHGGLECGLFRRNYPALDIISIGPNILGAHSPRERLQISSVENVRLFLAELLREIGTAA encoded by the coding sequence ATGAATCACGGACACGTTCTACAGTACTTTGCAGAGATCACCACAATTCCCCATCCCTCCGGGCACGAGGAAAAGATGCGGGAATATCTTCTTTCCTTTGCAGAGAGTCACGGCCTTTTCGCAAAAGAGGATGCCGCGGGAAACGTCTGCATCCGAAAGCCGGCCGCAGCAGGCTTTGAACGTTCAGCCGCAGTTGTCCTGCAGGCACACATGGACATGGTCTGCGAAAAGGATCCAGCCAAGGCGATCAACTTTCAGACCGATCCGATCGAGACCGTAACCGAAGGGGACTGGATGCATGCATGCGGAACAACGCTTGGTGCAGACAACGGCATCGGCATCGCCCTTGCACTTGATGTGCTTGCCGCAGATATTCCTGCAGGACCAATCGAGTGCGTGTTCACCGTGGAAGAGGAGACCGGACTTACCGGTGCAGAAGCCATTGCCTCTGATTTCTTCACGGGAACGATGCTGATCAATCTTGACAGTGAAGAAGAGGGAAGCATCTGTACCGGATGCGCGGGGGGCGTGGAAACGTTTGCCGCGATCGTTCGGGAACCTCGTGCAGCACCGATGAACAATGTGTACTACCGGTTCGACGTCGACGGACTGACCGGCGGACACTCCGGGACAGACATTCACCGGGGACGGGCAAACGCGATAAAAATTCTTGCTTCGTTTCTGCACCGGCTGCCGGACGCCGCCGTTTGTGAACTCTCCGGCGGCAATCTGATAAATGCGATCCCCCGCCATGCAGCCGCGGTGTTTGGTGTGCCTCCGGAACGGACCGCAGAGGTTGAGAGAATGTTTGCACAGTTTGAGGAGGAGATGACGGATGCATGGAACAGTACCGATCCGGGCATCTCGCTTGCCCTCCTGCCGGAGTCGCCGCGGGAAGAGATGATCCCTTCCGCCGCAGAGATCATCGGTGCTCTTGAGGCATGTCCGAACGGTGTTCTTGCCATAAGCAGAACCATTCCGGGTCTGGTACAGACCTCAACAAATCTCTCCTCGATCAGAATGCAGGGCCGTTCCCTGATCATCGCAACCTTTCAGCGGAGTGTGGTGGAGGCAGAGAAACACGAGGCATCAAAGATGGTTGCAGAGGTGTTTCAGAAATGCGGTGCGGAAATTACCACCAAAAGCGAGTACCCCGGCTGGACACCCAACCCTTCGTCCCCGCTGCTGCAAACTGCCGTCGCCGTCTATGAAAATCTCTTCGGCAAAGAGCCTGCGATCACGGCAACACACGGGGGACTGGAGTGCGGACTGTTCCGCAGGAATTACCCCGCGCTTGACATCATCTCTATCGGGCCGAACATTCTCGGCGCCCACTCACCCAGAGAACGGCTGCAGATCTCCTCGGTTGAGAACGTCCGGCTGTTCCTCGCAGAGCTGCTCAGAGAGATAGGGACGGCGGCATGA
- the ilvC gene encoding ketol-acid reductoisomerase — MLKKYYDADVDWSHIAGKTVAVIGYGSQGRAQAANLRDSGLAVIVGVRPGRSFEAASCDGFSTMPVADAVRKADILAMLVPDESAAEIFRRDMLPWLHDGQTLVFAHGFNIHYGQIVPPPNVDVVMVAPKGVGPQVRRLYLEDSGVASLVAVHQDVTGSAKQTALAFAKGIGSARSVIMESTFADETETDLFGEQTVICGGVVNLMKAAYDTLVAAGYEPEMAYYECMHELKLVVDLLYEGGFTKMHDSVSKTAGYGGLTRGPRVVGPKTRAAMQEILAEIQSGAFAREWLLENQVNRPQYTALVRQEKESELERVGTAVRRIISDGK, encoded by the coding sequence ATGCTGAAAAAATATTATGATGCTGACGTTGACTGGTCGCATATTGCCGGAAAAACGGTGGCAGTGATCGGCTACGGTTCGCAGGGACGCGCCCAGGCGGCAAATCTGCGGGACAGCGGCCTTGCGGTGATCGTGGGTGTGCGGCCCGGACGAAGTTTTGAGGCGGCAAGCTGTGACGGATTTTCCACGATGCCGGTTGCGGATGCCGTTCGCAAAGCGGACATTCTTGCAATGCTGGTACCGGACGAATCGGCTGCGGAGATCTTCCGCCGCGATATGCTGCCCTGGCTGCATGACGGTCAGACACTTGTGTTTGCCCACGGTTTCAATATTCATTACGGACAGATCGTTCCCCCGCCGAATGTGGATGTGGTGATGGTGGCGCCGAAAGGTGTCGGTCCGCAGGTCAGACGACTCTACCTCGAAGACTCCGGTGTTGCCTCGCTTGTTGCCGTGCATCAGGATGTGACCGGTTCTGCAAAGCAGACGGCTCTTGCCTTTGCGAAAGGTATCGGTTCCGCCCGCTCCGTTATCATGGAATCAACCTTTGCGGATGAGACCGAGACGGATCTGTTCGGCGAGCAGACAGTGATCTGCGGCGGTGTGGTGAATCTGATGAAAGCGGCATACGATACTTTGGTCGCAGCAGGATACGAACCGGAGATGGCATACTACGAGTGTATGCATGAGCTGAAACTGGTCGTTGACCTTCTCTACGAAGGGGGATTTACGAAGATGCACGACTCGGTGTCGAAGACCGCCGGATACGGCGGCCTGACCCGCGGTCCGCGGGTGGTCGGCCCAAAGACCCGTGCTGCGATGCAGGAAATCCTTGCCGAGATTCAGTCTGGCGCGTTCGCCCGCGAGTGGCTCTTGGAAAACCAGGTGAACCGTCCGCAGTATACGGCGCTGGTGCGGCAAGAGAAGGAGTCGGAGCTGGAGCGGGTAGGAACTGCGGTCCGGAGAATTATTTCCGACGGAAAATAA
- a CDS encoding RecQ family ATP-dependent DNA helicase yields MTQDIQKTLEAFFHHQTFRPNQEEIIRDVVSGRDVLAVMATGGGKSLCYQLPAMMLDGMTVVISPLIALMKDQVDALSGQGVRVETLNSTQTYDERLRVEKEIAAGTVRILYVSPERAVTPVFAATLSRCRVALFAVDEAHCISMWGHQFRPEYREIKTLREKFPAVPVIALTATATERVREDIVRELGMKNPREYVGSFNRKNLRYEVYEEPSGSVRVQRIVSYVVAHPDTSGIIYCFSRKSCEEVAERLRRSRILASPYHAGMPTPERSRIQEGFLNNTIRVICATIAFGMGIDKPDVGYVIHAHLPKDLESYYQETGRAGRAGGRADCILYYSAGDRAKISSMLEREFSSSEKLRIAKQKLADMYSYCVTPGCRRKVLLSYFGEEISPCGNCDRCDRSKPKPKKIAVPSGDLSRVVYDAACSLSGQMTVSSFVSFLLGLDRAHTKSSGLTSHPFYGAAKEHERSEVMGAVQDLIAAKKLCLRGNAVMKLCIAEK; encoded by the coding sequence ATGACGCAGGATATCCAAAAAACCCTGGAAGCATTCTTCCACCATCAGACATTCCGGCCCAATCAGGAAGAGATCATCCGCGACGTAGTCTCCGGTCGTGACGTACTGGCTGTCATGGCAACCGGCGGCGGGAAATCCCTCTGCTACCAGCTCCCGGCCATGATGCTGGACGGCATGACGGTTGTCATCTCCCCCCTAATTGCACTCATGAAAGATCAGGTGGACGCCCTTTCAGGACAGGGTGTCCGGGTGGAAACACTCAACAGTACGCAGACGTACGACGAACGGCTCCGCGTCGAAAAAGAGATCGCCGCAGGAACCGTTCGCATCCTCTACGTCTCACCCGAACGTGCGGTAACCCCCGTATTTGCCGCAACACTTTCCCGCTGCCGTGTTGCACTTTTTGCGGTGGATGAAGCCCACTGTATTTCCATGTGGGGGCACCAGTTCCGGCCCGAGTACCGGGAGATCAAAACGCTCCGGGAAAAGTTTCCGGCTGTACCGGTTATCGCCCTGACCGCGACTGCAACTGAACGGGTCCGGGAAGACATCGTCCGCGAGCTCGGCATGAAAAATCCTCGTGAGTATGTCGGCAGCTTCAACCGGAAAAATCTCCGGTATGAGGTGTATGAAGAACCGTCCGGTTCGGTACGCGTCCAGCGGATTGTCAGTTACGTTGTTGCGCATCCGGACACCTCGGGTATCATCTACTGTTTTTCCCGTAAAAGCTGCGAGGAAGTTGCCGAACGTCTCAGGCGTTCCCGCATTCTGGCGAGTCCCTACCATGCGGGCATGCCGACCCCCGAACGCAGCCGCATTCAGGAAGGGTTTCTGAACAACACCATCCGGGTTATCTGTGCAACGATCGCGTTCGGCATGGGAATTGACAAACCGGACGTCGGCTACGTCATCCATGCCCATCTTCCGAAGGATCTTGAATCCTACTATCAGGAAACCGGTCGTGCCGGCCGTGCCGGTGGCCGTGCGGACTGTATTCTCTACTACTCCGCAGGCGACCGGGCAAAGATCTCTTCCATGCTGGAACGCGAGTTTTCCAGTTCTGAAAAACTGCGCATCGCAAAACAGAAACTCGCGGACATGTACTCCTACTGCGTAACGCCGGGCTGCCGGAGAAAAGTTCTGCTCTCCTACTTCGGCGAGGAAATCTCCCCGTGCGGCAACTGTGACCGCTGCGATCGATCGAAACCGAAACCCAAAAAGATTGCTGTCCCCTCAGGCGATCTCTCCCGGGTTGTGTACGATGCGGCATGCAGTCTTTCGGGGCAGATGACCGTATCATCCTTCGTATCCTTCCTTCTCGGTCTGGACCGTGCCCATACAAAAAGCTCCGGCCTGACGTCGCATCCGTTCTACGGTGCCGCAAAAGAACATGAACGTTCTGAGGTCATGGGAGCCGTACAGGACCTGATCGCCGCAAAAAAACTCTGTCTCCGGGGAAATGCGGTTATGAAACTCTGTATCGCAGAAAAATAA
- a CDS encoding DUF6110 family protein, translating to MVQIQDIMKDQRTWLFLGGVAVGAAAVTILGSKAARDLAVAGLAQGMKMRDDAEAALSSIKEDAEDVYVQKFRVPDDDDDAECPSAEVKKIEM from the coding sequence ATGGTGCAGATTCAAGACATCATGAAAGATCAGAGAACTTGGCTTTTTCTTGGCGGCGTGGCCGTCGGAGCAGCAGCAGTAACCATTCTCGGCAGTAAAGCTGCACGTGATCTGGCGGTTGCCGGGCTTGCTCAGGGAATGAAGATGAGAGATGACGCGGAGGCAGCCCTCAGCAGTATCAAAGAGGATGCAGAAGATGTCTACGTCCAAAAGTTCCGGGTCCCGGATGATGATGACGATGCGGAGTGTCCATCGGCTGAGGTAAAAAAGATCGAGATGTAA